One Brassica napus cultivar Da-Ae chromosome A5, Da-Ae, whole genome shotgun sequence DNA window includes the following coding sequences:
- the LOC106431347 gene encoding cytochrome P450 705A22 has translation MINVVMMILLCLISLLCFFTFFKKPKDSSDLPPSPPSMPIIGHLHLLLSSLIHKSFQKISSNYGPLLHLRIFNVPIVLVSSASVANEIFKSHDVNISSRGLPPIDESLFFGSSGFFSAPHGDYWKFMKKLVVANVLGPQAIERSRTIRAEELEMFYFDLLEKAMKKETVEIRREAMKFTNNSTCKMIIGRRCGEENGEGERVRGLITESIALTKKVLFATLLRKPLEKLGIPLFNKEIMDISSRYNEVLESFLVEHETKLEKHHQGKDLMDVLLEAKEDENAEYKITRDHIKSLFVELFLGGTDTSKQTIQWTMARIINNPKVIERLREEMDSVVGKSRLIQETDLPNLPYLQAIVKEGLRMYPPVPLFGRRLQEGCKMGGFYVAEKTTLVVNGYAIMRDPHYWDDPDEFKPERFLGEQGDEIREQVLKYLSFGSGRRGCPGSNLAYIFLGTAIGMMVQCFDWRIEEVKVNLEETLSGMVLTMAHPLKCIPVPRICSFPVHH, from the exons ATGATCAACGTCGTCATGATGATTCTCCTATGCCTCATCTCACTTCTATGTTTCTTTACCTTCTTCAAGAAACCAAAGGATAGCTCTGATTTGCCTCCAAGCCCTCCTTCTATGCCAATCATTGGTCATCTtcaccttcttctctcttctttaatCCACAAATCTTTCCAGAAAATCTCATCCAACTACGGTCCTCTCCTCCATCTCCGCATCTTTAACGTCCCTATAGTCCTCGTCTCCTCTGCCTCAGTGGCTAACGAGATATTCAAGTCCCATGACGTGAACATCTCCTCTCGAGGTCTCCCTCCCATCGATGAGTCCCTCTTTTTCGGTTCTTCAGGTTTCTTCTCCGCTCCCCATGGAGATTActggaagttcatgaagaagcTCGTCGTCGCCAATGTTCTTGGACCGCAAGCAATCGAGCGGTCAAGAACCATCCGCGCGGAGGAGTTAGAGATGTTTTACTTTGATCTGCTCGAAAAAGCGATGAAGAAAGAGACAGTTGAGATCCGTAGAGAAGCCATGAAGTTCACTAACAACAGCACATGCAAGATGATTATTGGGAGGAGGTGTGGGGAGGAGAACGGTGAAGGTGAGAGAGTCAGGGGATTGATTACTGAATCTATTGCCTTGACGAAGAAGGTTTTATTTGCTACCTTGTTGCGCAAGCCACTTGAGAAGCTAGGGATCCCACTTTTCAATAAGGAGATAATGGATATTTCCAGCAGGTACAACGAGGTGCTTGAGAGCTTTCTTGTGGAACACGAAACAAAACTGGAGAAGCATCATCAAGGTAAGGATTTGATGGATGTGTTGTTAGAAGCTAAAGAAGACGAAAACGCCGAGTATAAGATCACTAGGGATCACATCAAGTCCTTGTTTGTG GAGCTTTTCCTTGGAGGCACTGACACATCAAAGCAAACAATACAGTGGACAATGGCCAGAATCATTAACAACCCTAAAgttattgagagattaagagaagagATGGATTCCGTTGTAGGGAAATCAAGATTGATTCAAGAAACTGACTTACCAAACCTTCCCTACTTGCAAGCAATAGTCAAAGAAGGACTAAGGATGTATCCACCGGTACCTCTCTTTGGAAGGAGGCTCCAAGAAGGATGCAAGATGGGAGGGTTCTATGTTGCAGAGAAGACAACACTTGTAGTTAATGGTTATGCTATCATGAGAGATCCTCATTACTGGGACGATCCTGATGAGTTTAAGCCAGAGAGGTTCCTAGGAGAGCAAGGGGACGAGATAAGAGAGCAAGTACTGAAGTACCTTTCTTTCGGGAGTGGTCGGCGAGGATGTCCTGGATCAAACCTAGCTTATATTTTTCTAGGAACAGCTATTGGAATGATGGTTCAGTGCTTTGATTGGAGAATTGAAGAAGTTAAGGTTAACTTGGAAGAGACTCTTTCAGGAATGGTCTTGACAATGGCTCATCCCCTTAAGTGCATTCCTGTTCCTCGAATCTGTAGCTTCCCAGTGCATCACTGA
- the LOC125608665 gene encoding uncharacterized protein LOC125608665, which produces MGEILSFVGTCYLGIARNARVCEAVTQAQWSVRGHRSRHFHELHARIQRELVPDDQQGQDVILWKHSYDNFKPWFSSARTWDQIRQKKATVFWNKSVWFTQGVPRFSLIVWLAVRNILSTGDRMRAWGIHQGCPMCGERDETRDHVFFACPYSFTVWDKLANRLSGNRTDPDWMTLLQFLSTNNLQEMDKILLKMVFQATIYHLWQERNRRRHQTGQHTVDQTVRAIDKAMRNKISSLRYRADQFTGLMQIWFEVSANT; this is translated from the exons ATGGGCGAAATACTTTCTTTTG TGGGTACTTGCTACCTTGGCATTGCTCGTAATGCTAGAGTATGTGAGGCCGTTACTCAAGCGCAGTGGAGTGTCAGAGGACATAGGAGTCGGCATTTCCATGAGTTACATGCCCGCATTCAGAGAGAACTGGTACCTGATGATCAACAAGGACAAGATGTAATCCTGTGGAAGCACTCCTATGACAATTTCAAACCATGGTTCTCTTCAGCGCGCACTTGGGATCAGATCAGGCAAAAGAAGGCCACAGTTTTCTGGAACAAGAGTGTATGGTTCACGCAAGGAGTACCGAGATTCTCTTTAATAGTCTGGTTGGCTGTGAGGAACATACTATCAACAGGAGACCGAATGAGAGCTTGGGGCATTCATCAAGGCTGTCCTATGTGTGGAGAGAGGGATGAAACACGGGATCATGTCTTCTTCGCGTGTCCCTACTCTTTTACAGTGTGGGACAAGCTAGCTAACAGGCTGAGTGGTAACAGAACGGATCCTGACTGGATGACCTTGCTGCAGTTCTTAAGCACAAACAACCTGCAGGAAATGGACAAGATACTGCTCAAGATGGTCTTTCAAGCCACCATCTACCATTTATGGCAGGAAAGAAACCGAAGACGGCATCAGACAGGCCAGCACACGGTTGATCAAACAGTCAGAGCCATTGACAAGGCAATGAGAAACAAAATCTCCTCTCTACGCTACAGAGCTGACCAGTTCACTGGTCTGATGCAAATATGGTTTGAAGTCTCAGCCAATACATAG
- the LOC125608840 gene encoding V-type proton ATPase subunit a3-like isoform X1 gives MFSFPFLQLVLLFLAIVSVPCMLLSKPCILKKQHEAKQQGQSYAPLEETYESLHVETSGGSDGHGYVVSASVFSHYRILCLELFPTPLLTYVYGLSVLHTQILPVFYEKVLLLAWDTTMC, from the exons ATGTTTTCTTTCCCATTTCTCCAGCTTGTGCTTCTCTTTCTGGCTATTGTCTCTGTTCCGTGTATGTTGCTTTCAAAGCCGTGCATCTTGAAGAAACAACATGAAGCT AAGCAACAAGGTCAGTCATACGCACCTCTTGAGGAGACGTATGAGAGTCTTCATGTAGAGACAAGCGGAGGATCAGATGGGCACGGTTACGTGGTCAGTGCATCAGTTTTTTCACACTATAGAATTTTGTGCTTAGAGCTCTTTCCAACACCTCTTCTTACTTACGTATATGGGCTCTCAG TCTTGCATACTCAGATATTGCCAGTCTTCTATGAGAAAGTCCTCCTTCTCGCTTGGG ATACAACAATGTGTTGA
- the LOC125608840 gene encoding V-type proton ATPase subunit a3-like isoform X2: MLLSKPCILKKQHEAKQQGQSYAPLEETYESLHVETSGGSDGHGYVVSASVFSHYRILCLELFPTPLLTYVYGLSVLHTQILPVFYEKVLLLAWDTTMC; this comes from the exons ATGTTGCTTTCAAAGCCGTGCATCTTGAAGAAACAACATGAAGCT AAGCAACAAGGTCAGTCATACGCACCTCTTGAGGAGACGTATGAGAGTCTTCATGTAGAGACAAGCGGAGGATCAGATGGGCACGGTTACGTGGTCAGTGCATCAGTTTTTTCACACTATAGAATTTTGTGCTTAGAGCTCTTTCCAACACCTCTTCTTACTTACGTATATGGGCTCTCAG TCTTGCATACTCAGATATTGCCAGTCTTCTATGAGAAAGTCCTCCTTCTCGCTTGGG ATACAACAATGTGTTGA